The nucleotide window AGAGTGTCATATGCCTAACAACTGCTTCATCTATCTGTGTTAATCTTTGAAAACGGTTCTCACAATCCGATCTCTCATGCATTATAGAATTACAAGAGGGGATGTATGCTTTGAAACAAGGCATTTTTTCTGttacataattttatatttctctaAAAACTTTGTGGGAGCATTTGGATAATTTATGCTCTCTTTTTGTTTGTGCTTGTCCAACTAAAAGATACCAAAATCAAGACTTTATCACCCACTTTCTAAAGGGACTCGATGAAAGATTTTTTGTCGTTTGTTGTCAACACTTGTTGCTCGACCCTTTTCCTTCAGTAAACAAATTTTTTGCTCAGGTTATTAAACATGAACGATAGTTGCAACTCACCTTAGCAATCCTTGATGACTAGCATATTTTGATTGCACCATGAAGACTTGATGCGCTTCCTATTAACGGGGCCATGCTGCTCCTTCCTTCGATACTGGACACATGGCAGTTTTGTCAAATGGTGCACCTATTGTGGTCATGCGGGCCACACGGTGGATGCTTGCTATGGCAAACACAATTATCCACAAGACGACCCAAGATACCAAAGCTGCCTCCACTTCTATGATCACGTCCCCTCTTCTACCAACAGCGCAATCACATCATTTGCACTTTTTTTACCTTCACATACCCTAATGTAAAGAGAAATGGTTGCACAAGGGTATTCATCATAAGCTTTTATGGGCTTGACTCCACAGCAGCATAACacctttttatgttttttaaaaggtttaattactctgcaggtccctatagtttcaccaaattttcaattaagtccctatatttttttctttttaattgagtccctataccatataatttttttcaatttactcCCTACCATAACAAAAACGTTTAAAATAACggaatattctattaaataaaCGAATATtctcatatttaaaaaaaaactaatcaaagatactatcatatttttaaaattcccAAAAAATCCCTTATTATTTTGTCCCACACTCACCCCTCCTAACCCAGTAACCCTAACTTCTTAAGCTCCCGCTGGATCCACCGTAAGGTCCCCTCTTGCGGCATCTCCTCTGCTCGGCGTCCCTCCCATGCTCGTCACCACTAGAAGAAGGCCATTCATCCACTACCAGCGACAGTCGACGGAACAAAGATGAATCAAGGTTGGAAGTGTTAGCGACAAATCTTGGAGCTTCGATGTCGTAACAAAAATCACTTGAGCTGTGGTTCTTTCTCCTTCAAATATCTCAGAATTCCGAACTCTCCACAAGACCCACATAGCGTTGCAATCAACGTCAACTTTCTCTTTCCTTCTTGCCCCAAACTCATCAATGCGCACACCGCCAGCCACAGATCagcaaaattttcaaattgctGCTGCTAGTTAATGGAGTCGAAGCCTAATTCAGCAGGTCCGCAATTCAGCAAACAGTTTCCGAAGAAGTTTTGCATCTTGAACTTAGGTAGGGGCGAAATAACCTTATTTTTCCTTACTCAGAAtctatatacttttttattttagaaattttccTTTAGATTTGTTATCAATAATACTAAGTTGTTTTTTGATGTTGCTGGACCATTGACCTGTAATTTGGAGGTCTTAGCATGTATCTCCTCCAAAAAAAGCTTCATACTTGCTGATGGAAACATGTATTAGATGAATacttttgttttatcttttttttttaattttaattctaagcTTTCATTTTGGGATTTGGACTGTGAATGCAAGCCTGAGAAATTAAAATTCGAGCTAATTAatagtttgaaaaaattataacattttGAGAATGGGGTCAGTCGAGGTAAAGCTAAGAAAATTTCACCATTGCGGCATATCATAGTAtattagatttttcttttttgtctttTGTGATGTTTGTTTCATCGTCATTGCAGTACTTCAATCAGATTCTGACAGTTGTGCTTGAGGTGTTGGATGATTCAGATTCCTCAATTAGAGAGCTTGCTCTTTCAATGCTTGTTGAAATGCTTAAAAAACCAGGTTCTTATCCCTTTTATGCACTCCACTTTGTTTCATTGTGCCCTTGCCTATATTGGTAAATGCAaccatacatatttttttataggctTTTCGGAATATAATAAGAGGTTGTTCTATCTTTCTGTTTATTCTTTCCAGAAAGATGCCATGGAAAGTTCAGTTGAAATTGTTATTGAAAAGCTGCTTAATGTAACAAAGGATAGAGTTCCTAAGGTATCCAGCATTGTGATGTTCATGTTTgtcttcttgttaatttttctccTAATTTCAGCAAATTTCGTCCTGTTTTCATGTCTCAAATGAAGCAGAGCACTGTCTTTGTCACTGGTAATGCTAATGGGACTGTCTTTGTCACTGATAGCTCTGATAATCTTGCTAGGGTACATATCTCTTGATACATACATCATACATGtctgaatataaaaatatctcttATTTCCTCTATCATATATTTGAATTCCATATTGTATAGGCTTTAATGGTCATCATATGCTAACAAGACAGCCTCAAAACTAAAATTTACTGTAAAAATAACTTGTGAGGTGTTTGATCATTTTCCATTTATAAGAGTACCCAACTATCTCTGACATATTGTTAAGTGCTAACATCTAAATGAGTGTTTAGCTTTTCATATTAAGTAGCTTCAGAGAAGTTTACAATCAAGATGTTTAATGCTCACAGAAGCAGAggaagagaaaggaagaaaagaacccatagaaaaaaaaagagggagagggggattaagttttctttaattaaaCCAATCATGTATTTATTGAAATGGATTTTCAGCTTTACACTTTGTTATCTAATTTCAAGATTTTACAGGTCTGGAATGCTTGTAAACTAAGTGTGGATGATACTAAACAGCTAAATCACGAGATAAATGTGTTATCTAGGCATGAAAATGATGTAAACTATGTGCAATTTAGGTTTGTATTGCTCCAGTATCTGATATGCTGGTTGATAGATAAAATTTTTGTGTGCTAATGCCCTTTGCTTCATTTTTTGCAGTGGATGTGCAGTAGCATCTCGGTTTTCCACATCAGAAAATTGGAAAGGAGAAAATCTTCCCAAATTTAAGAATTCATGGTAGGTGGCTGTGTATATATATCTTCGGGAACTAGTGTTTTGAATGTTTTGACTCCTAGATTGGCCCTCTCCTCTCCTATGCTTTCTTCCAGCTAAAAATGCCTTCTGCCCAGTTCTCAATGCTTTTGCTATCTAATAATCTAGTCGGCTTTTATTCCAGGTTGAATCATGACAATATTGTTACCTGCTCTCGTGATGGGAGTGCTATTATATGGATTCCTAAATCACGCAGGTCACATGTAAGATTCATCAAATGTAATTCCTTTTATGgttgctttctttctttttcctctttttatGAAGGAAAGTGAGAGTTGTGGCTACTTTGTTACCCAAATCACCAAAGATTAGTTGACTACATTAtagctttttaaattttttccatTTAGGGGAAAAGTGGTCGCTGGACTCGGGCATATCATCTGAGAGTTCCACCTCCACCTATGCCTCCTCAACCTCAGAGAGATGGTCCTTGTCAGAGAACTCTACACATTCCACGTGGTGTAAATATGATTGTTTGGAGTCTAGATAACCGCTTTGTCTTTGTAGCTATTATGGGTGAGAAAACTCTTGTTGTGGCAAAGACAGTGTGAGGATGCATTGTATTCCCTGCTCACTTTTGGTTGTCAACGGTCTGTGCGTCACTTGGCATCAGTTGCAATGGCAAAGATCATATCCAAGGGAGATGGAATATCTGTTTATGCTAGAGTAAGCAGTCTTTAGGGATTTCTTCAATatatttgtttttgagtttttgtcAGCCAAATTGGTTCTCTTGTTTGAGGAATTATATAGAACTCAATTTTTGTAAacaattttagttattattctATCAATGATTCTTGTTACCATATGCCATATGCAAGTTCTTTCATTATGTTGGTCATAATAAATACTTGagtgatgaaaattgaattttatattacacttattactactatttctctgtttcatttcaatcattactttttttatatatattcttaagataaggtattttgaaagtcaaaaaaataaagagacgatattttttgtacaatttgtatataaataagaaaaaaatgatagtgataaaataaaagggattatagaaatattttttatgtcgtAGAATTATTAAATAGGGattataagaatattttttattgaatatttataatttttttaaattttcaattaggtctctatattttttttaattaggctCCTAGGGGTATACAAGTAATTTCACAATtcactaacatttttttaacgTTTAACATTAACaaggactaaattaaaaaaaaatgtatagggattcaattaaaaagaaaaaaaagtataagaacctaattgaaaatttagtaAAACAATAGGACCtataaagtaattaaaccttttaaaATCGACTGAAACAAATGCTTTAGAAAATAGGATTGAAAAGGCCAATGGTTCTTCTCAAATTGGACTATTTCCAAGTCCAAGTTTGGATACTCATTTCTTTTGTTCCACTCATACTTTTTcaatcttaaataaaatttctttacaatttaatttttaatgatgtttGAATTATTGATTCGGATGCAACTGATCATATTATTTcaaaccttttttttatttcttactcCAAAATTAAACTCGTAATTGTTCGTATGCCTAATTGATCTCAAGTTGTTGCACATTATAAGGGCAttgtcaaatttttttcatctttaattttatttatatcttatatttgcctcaattttattttaatttgatttcgaTTTCTATTTCTAAGCTTACTTTCACACTCTTTTGTTAATGcactttttctcaattttcaTGTACTTTACATGAATCTAAGAGGTTGAGGGTGATTGGTTTGGGTTGGCTAACAGCAAGGTTGAACATCCTAGAGAAAGTCTTTCACAACAATAAACTGTTATCAAAATACTCAATAAATTATATACATCTTACCTTCATCTCTCCCTCAACTTTGTGACATTTCATATTATAACACATTTTTAGACAAAGACTCAATATTTTACGTAAGCaatatctctttattttcttaaatcatGATAACGTTTGTGATGTATATCAATTTTTAAAGTAAAGAAAACTCTCATTCTCTAGCTATTCAAATAGAGCTAATgccatttttaattatttcatttaaatatataagatttttttgcatcaaaattcaattcataATAGTAAATATTTCTTAACTATTATTTGTGACTTTAGTCTTTTTCACTTaggttattattttattaaaataaaaaagtgaagtCTCACAATATATTAAGAATTTTATTGCTTTAGTTGAAGCTTAATTTAATTCTAAAGTTAAAATCATTTCTTTAAATAATGGACCTGAATTTTTTatcaatgtttttttttttcaccaaaAGAATTATTCATCAACATAATTGTATTGAAATTCTCCAACAATAAAATAGGAGAGTCCAATACAAACATCAACATATTTTAATTGTTGTTTGTGCCTtatgttttaataaaatatttctctcttttttagCCTTATGGCATTCATCATGCtatttatttcataaataaaGTTCCATCTTCGgttcttaattttaaaactcctttgaaaaactttattaaaaaattcgattaattattatgatattaaaatttttgtttgtttatgtgATCCTCATAATATATCATTCTAAATTTGATTTTAGAGtgcaaaatatcatttttttttgttattaacatGATTTTAAAggatatattatttatattttagaagaaagaaaaatcatggtatctaaaaatataatattttatgaacaatatatttttggcaaaaaaaaaaatccatctTACCTTCTCCGAACCAAAATAATTTGTCTAATCCACGCACTGCAAGTCCACAACTAATAAACAATGGTGCTACACAACATGAACTTTCTATTCTTATTGGACCACCACCCTTGCTGACCCACCTGAAACCTCCCCATCACCCAATTGATCTCTCATTCAACCAACCCCTTTTAACTCGACAATCCCATCTCCCTGTGTTACCATGGACCATCCTTATCTCTTCTTTGATCTCCTCTTCAACGCCTTTCACCGGCATTGCCTCCTCGCCTCTTTACTCACACCAGCCTTCACTActttcttctcattcttctggCCAAGATACACCACGTACCTCCCTTGTTCCTTTTACTATTGAGACCTCTCACATCTCTCATCCTTGCTAGAGCCAGCGCACCACCAAGCCTCCTATCCACTTCCAAGATTATATCTACAACTCTTCTCCTACCTCACCAACCTCTGCCTCATTGTGTTGGAATCCAGTTTCTTCCGttatctctttttcttctttctcataaTCACAAAACTTTAACGAGGCACCAGCAGCCCTTTCATTACTTGGGCGTGTAGACTTATCATGATTAGCGGTATAAAGACTATTTGATAAGTCAACACGAAATAGAGTATCAACATTCTCCCAAGAGCCGAACGGGTGCGTAATGCGTGGGAATCTGCCGAACAGTTCGGGCCAAATCCTGAAGAAAGCTTATTCTCCTTCCTAATGCTATCGGCTTCCTCCCTGGTACTGTATGGGCCGAGCCTAGCTCCTGGGTAGGGGACAGCATATAGCGGCGCGACACGCGCGTGGAAGCTCTCGCGACTCTTCCCTGATTTATTTGATATTCAAAATTCGAAGTTAAGAAGATGGTTAATTTTACCTCCAAGAACCATTAAATATGTCATAAAGGATAGTCAACcttttatttgaaaagattGGCTAAAAATCTTAATATTGATGTTTAAATTCGAAAGATCTTTTTAATACAACTTCCGAACACAAGATTTGGGAGTTCATCTTTTCTTCGGACAATCTTAATCTGGATATTTTATAGCAAATCTGGTTTCTCTTCTAAAATCCAGAAAAATGACTTGAGTAGTTGAATCATACACAATCAAATGTCAAAGTGCAAATGGTAACTTGCTGCAATCTGCATAACCTTACTTTTAATGCTAGTAAAAATCGAGATAATACAAAgggaataaaaatatataatatatagcttctctctctctctctttctctctttctctctctctttctttttcctgGGAAAGAATGTGACCTCGAGCTGGGGTCATACAAAGATAAAATTACACATGTTCAAACATTCCAGCAGAGCATAGCATAAAAAGGTGAAAGCactcaaaacaataaaattagcAGCACATAATTTAGCTACTCTTTATATTCTAAAGCTAGAATGCCTTGGATACTTGGATGGATCCATCAAATAATCCTTGCTAGCTCAAAGGGGACGTGTGTGTCTTCCACTTGCCTTACCACAAAGAAGTGCATTCTTTGGAACTGGAAATTCGTCCCTAATTGAGGTTGAATCTGTGTAAACGCGCAAGTAAAACTGTTGACCAAGATATTGTCGTGCCCAAAACTCAGACCTCAAGTTCCACATTCCCACATTGTCAAGTGCAACATATATAGCCGTCCATGAATAAGGATATACCTGCTCACAATCAAATATGAATATAACACTGCATTAGAGTATATTTAATTCATGTTGCATAAACATTCATAAATCATAACCACCACTTAAATGTTtctgaatttaaaattatttgttaaaattattggctcacCTGTGTTGTGCAACGTGCAATTGCATCCCTAAGATTGTAACTGTTCCTGCTAGCAGTTGTCCACTGTCCTCCATCCATACTACATTTTATAGTTGAAATAACTTCAGGCAACAAATTATTGACCAATAACAGAAGACTAAAGAAAAACATATATGTATAGACATATATGAATGTGATGACTCACCCAACCACAAAGAAAGAGTAGCCATCAAGATGATAGCTCTGAACAATATTCTCATTGTTTTGGAAGACAATCTCAACGAAGGATCTATAATCAGCTTGCAATACAGAGGTATCAAGGTATATGCCACCACCATAGGGTCTGTCAGAGATGCTTCCAGCACGGAAAACACCCGAGATCTTGAAGTAGTCGGCGAGTTTAAGAGGAGTGTCTGGAGCAACATAGGACACGCTGTTGATTGCATATCTCTGCTTGCGGTTCACTTGACCAGCTGAACTTGCCAGAATTATGGTCTTGGTTGTGTTTATCAAACCGTAATGGTATGATCCTTGAGGGTTCGGCCTTGGTCCACTTGCCGTAAGGTTAGTCCTGAGATTCagttcatcatatgcatttactACAAGGTGAGCAATAAGCAATATGTACTAGAATTTAGAGAATGATAAACTAATAGAATAAGATTATGGAAGAATGAATAGTAATACCTTAAGTTATGCTAGGGAAACAAATAACCCAAAGTGAACTTAATATTTATACGTAACATTTATAATTACACATCTAAATTTTTACTCAATTATTCCGacactaattaaaaaatataaaataaaataaatataattaaggaattgatttttattgtctTTCGAACGCTTTTGTAATACCTTATGGAGCGGGCCTGGTTCAAAGACCAATCAATTTGGATGGTAGGTCCACCAGGGATTGGACCGGAAACTTGGCCCCCAGAATTGCTATAGTGAAGAACTCCAGTGGTGGTGAGGATCTTGTAGTTGAATCGAGTGGAAACAACAATGTAATAGTCATGTGCTGGTTGGTCTGCAGTAACTAGAACCGAATAAGATTGTCCCACATGAACGTCAAGGGAGGAGTATGTGGTTTGTAGGCtgtgtgttccttccacttctACCAGCTTCAATTTGTGGTTCTGTATGCGAAAGTTAAGCGAATGTTGCAACCCCACGTTTGATATTCTAAGCCTGTAAGTCTTTCCTGTTTGTACAAGACCATTGAAATTGACCTCATCAAAATTACTCCTCATTTCTATCTatgcaatattattattattagaacaACTGCATACCTTGTTCGACGTTGAGATATGCTCCGTTAGGCCCACGACCATTTATGAGAATGCCATCAGGTAAAGGCAACTTCTTACCTCTATCAAGATGAGCTTTCAACGTCTGCATTAGCATTAGAGGAAATGATTTTGTCAAAATTCACTGACAAATAGGATTATTCAAGTTAAATCCCAATGTCATTATATAGTAATAGCAAAAGTTTTAACTATTTAAGTGCTCCCTTCAAAAAGACAAAAAGATCTAATTGCatcatttatttgttttaaaagaaGTATCATATGTAGTATTGAAGATTCAAGTATTGAATTGGTGGACGACCGGTATCTGTTGATCTAGAAATATTACTATGCATTTACTAGAAAAATTTGATCTAACATTGAAGAAATGTCTTCATTATTGTAGTAgtattattatgattatgaaAACAATTTGCACGAAACGTAGATACCGCCGCATAAGCGAGATCACCGCGTGGCCAATTCGTCGGAGAAGATGCGAGTAATTGGATAGGTGGGGTTCATCCTCATTCCTCAATGAAGGTTATCCCTTTGGCACGAGGATTAATATGCATTTAGAAGTCACAAATGCAATTAATGACTACAAGGATCCAAACCCATCTCATTGGACCCATTGGCGGTTGTCCCAATTCAACACTCTTGACTTACTAATACAAACAAAACTAAAGATTCTACCTAGTAGTAaattgctctttttcttctttattatactcttttctaatttcttacTCCATTGTCTCTCTTTATGATGCTGAGTAAGCTGGTACTAGCTGCAATGCCCACTTGTAAACCCTGATGACATATAGTAacgttttcttctctctctctctctctctttttatttatttatttattttatttttgtaatattgAATTGAATGTTCTATACTTCTATTCACCTAAAAATACGCGAGGTGGCGATTAGGCCACATcagataaaggaaaagagtgaGCTAGTGTGTCTTTTATTTTAGGGTGGGGCGATGGTGTCATTTATTTCTTGCTTTTGCGCTACTATATCTGTGAGGCGAAATTAGTTGGGGAtatcaatcatcaatcacttgccAACCACG belongs to Arachis duranensis cultivar V14167 chromosome 8, aradu.V14167.gnm2.J7QH, whole genome shotgun sequence and includes:
- the LOC107460187 gene encoding L-ascorbate oxidase homolog; translation: MVALHMLTSLLPSSLPAAAFGAFLVLCVGFSLFAVTLAEDPYRFFNWNVTYGDIYPLGVRQRGILINGQFPGPDIHSVTNDNLIINVFNSLDEPFLLSWNGIQQRRNSFEDGVLGTTCPIPPGRNFTYILQVKDQIGSFYYFPSLNFHKAAGGFGGIRILSRPRIPVPFPDPDGDYTVLIGDWYKSNHTTLKAHLDRGKKLPLPDGILINGRGPNGAYLNVEQGKTYRLRISNVGLQHSLNFRIQNHKLKLVEVEGTHSLQTTYSSLDVHVGQSYSVLVTADQPAHDYYIVVSTRFNYKILTTTGVLHYSNSGGQVSGPIPGGPTIQIDWSLNQARSIRTNLTASGPRPNPQGSYHYGLINTTKTIILASSAGQVNRKQRYAINSVSYVAPDTPLKLADYFKISGVFRAGSISDRPYGGGIYLDTSVLQADYRSFVEIVFQNNENIVQSYHLDGYSFFVVGMDGGQWTTASRNSYNLRDAIARCTTQVYPYSWTAIYVALDNVGMWNLRSEFWARQYLGQQFYLRVYTDSTSIRDEFPVPKNALLCGKASGRHTRPL